From the Ciona intestinalis unplaced genomic scaffold, KH HT000129.2, whole genome shotgun sequence genome, one window contains:
- the LOC100181508 gene encoding LOW QUALITY PROTEIN: 1,4-alpha-glucan-branching enzyme-like (The sequence of the model RefSeq protein was modified relative to this genomic sequence to represent the inferred CDS: inserted 2 bases in 1 codon) — MECSSYNNQGMHQFRISAIENLFRSYPQLRMYEGDIRARHGMFEKTKMSIERKEGTERFTQGHKEFGVIMTGDGGVRCMEWIPNARAVYLKGEFNNWNLVQYREIGFGKWELFIPPNRDGSCAIRHCSELKIVIETKDNQRIERISPWAKYVVQRGGNQGXFKWRFWNPPSSQQVQFTHTRPNKPDRLRIYEAHIGIASDRCEVSTYRHFTTNVLPRIRDQGYNSLLLMAVIEHSYYPSWGYQVTNYFATSSRYGTPEEFKKLVQTAHGMGIYVMVDVMHGEASKNVLDGLNMFDGTEACFFEEGARGFNNEHDTRIFDYKKWETLRFLMSQLRYYVNEYHVDGFRFNGLSSMIFHDSSKYADQRFSLRDNQDSQYFGMQMKTDGLAYIMLMNDMLHNFYPNVITIAEDVPGMPALCRPVSEGGLGFDYRLSKDAANVWAKLFNDTRDEDWNMHFIRQIIRENRVEEKRIMFTEHHEQNEVGRMTMSRKLIGDSSMSESQQLTPCLDRGLSLYKMTRLFTHAFAGQGFLNFIGNEFGHPDWVELPSPSNNDSYQLARRQFHLADNQQLRYKFLNRFDRAMNKTEERYGWLKSNQAVVTRAEESDKVFVFERAGLIFAFNFHPTKSYPDYRIPVERFGSYKIVLDSDDRCFGGHSRNQSNIEFHAKTGHYDNFPNSMMIYLPSRSALVLSLSNLAHRSNYVNSSNNACTSYYGPGQNDSISGCSRNVRFDLERHSESSKYNDESRSSFGAYDNKFTSGAYGQDFNKRSYSDEYKNRGHEYNSRQQYW, encoded by the exons ATGGAATGCTCAAGCTACAACAACCAAGGTATGCATCAGTTCAGAATTTCCGCTATTGAGAATCTCTTTCGTAGCTACCCTCAGCTACGAATGTACGAAGGCGACATTCGGGCAAG ACATGGAATGTTCGAGAAGACAAAGATGTCGATTGAAAGGAAGGAGGGTACGGAGCGATTTACTCAAGGACACAAGGAGTTCGGAGTGATAATGACGGGAGACGGAGGAGTAAGATGCATGGAATGGATTCCGAATGCGAGAGCTGTTTATCTAAAAGGAGAATTTA ATAACTGGAATCTTGTTCAATATCGGGAGATCGGGTTCGGTAAATGGGAACTCTTTATTCCTCCAAACCGAGACGGATCTTGTGCTATTCGTCACTGCAGTGAGCTTAAG ATCGTTATTGAAACGAAAGACAACCAACGAATCGAACGAATTTCTCCATGGGCAAAGTATGTTGTTCAGCGTGGGGGCAACCAAGG TTTCAAATGGAGGTTCTGGAATCCTCCTTCGTCGCAACAAGTACAG TTTACTCATACACGACCAAACAAACCGGATCGTCTTCGTATCTACGAAGCACACATTGGAATTGCATCCGATCGTTGTGAAGTTTCCACTTACCGTCACTTCACAACAAACGTTCTTCCTCGCATTCGGGATCAAGGATACAACTCGCTTCTTCTTATGGCTGTGATCGAACATTCCTACTACCCAAGTTGGGGATACCAAGTCACTAATTATTTTGCCACCTCCAG TCGGTACGGAACACCTGAAGAATTCAAAAAACTTGTCCAAACTGCTCATGGAATGGGTATCTATGTGATGGTTGACGTCATGCACGGAGAAGCATCCAAGAACGTTCTGGATGGATTGAACATGTTTGATGGAACTGAGGCTTGCTTCTTTGAAGAGGGAGCTAGGGGTTTCAACAACGAACATGATACCCGAATTTTCGATTATAAAAA ATGGGAAACTCTTCGATTCCTTATGTCGCAATTACGTTATTACGTCAACGAATATCACGTCGATGGCTTTCGATTCAACGGATTGTCATCAATGATCTTCCATGACTCATCCAAATATG CAGATCAACGATTTTCTCTCCGAGATAATCAAGACTCCCAATACTTCGGTATGCAAATGAAAACTGACGGTTTGGCTTACATCATGTTGATGAACGATATGCTTCACAATTTCTACCCGAACGTGATCACCATTGCTGAG GATGTACCAGGTATGCCAGCTCTTTGCAGACCCGTAAGCGAAGGAGGACTTGGATTCGACTACAGGCTTTCTAAGGATGCTGCAAACGTATGGGCAAAG TTATTTAATGATACGCGAGACGAAGATTGGAATATGCATTTTATCAGACAAATAATCAGAGAAAATCGAGTCGAAGAAAAACGAATCATGTTCACAGAACATCACGAACAG AACGAAGTTGGTCGAATGACAATGAGTCGTAAATTGATCGGAGATTCGTCAATGTCGGAATCACAACAGTTGACCCCATGTTTAGATCGTGGGTTGAGTCTGTATAAGATGACTCGGTTATTTACCCACGCATTTGCCGGACAAGGATTTCTTAACTTTATTG GGAATGAGTTTGGCCATCCTGACTGGGTTGAGCTCCCTTCCCCTTCAAATAATGACAGCTACCAACTCGCTCGAAGACAGTTTCATCTAGCTGACAACCAACAACTTAGATACAAGTTTCTAAACCGATTCGACCGAGCTATGAACAAGACAGAAGAGCGATATGGGTGGTTAAAATCTAATCAG GCTGTAGTAACTCGAGCAGAGGAAAGTGACAAGGTGTTTGTGTTCGAACGTGCTGGACTTATTTTCGCGTTTAACTTTCACCCAACGAAGAGTTACCCAGATTACAGAATCCCAGTGGAACGATTTGGAAG CTATAAAATTGTGTTGGATTCTGATGATCGTTGCTTTGGTGGTCACAGCAGAAACCAATCCAATATTGAATTCCATGCCAAGACGGGTCATTACGACAACTTCCCTAATTCAATGATG ATCTACTTGCCTTCAAGATCAGCTTTGGTGCTTTCTCTTTCCAACCTTGCACACAGAAGCAACTACGTCAACAGTAGCAACAACGCTTGCACTTCTTACTACGGCCCAGGCCAAAATGACTCAATTTCTGGCTGCAGCCGTAATGTTCGATTTGATCTCGAACGCCACAGTGAATCCTCCAAATATAACGACGAAAGCCGATCCTCATTTGGAGCATACGACAACAAATTCACCAGTGGAGCATATGGTCAAGATTTTAACAAAAGATCTTACAGCGACGAATACAAG
- the LOC100180724 gene encoding epoxide hydrolase 1-like isoform X3 produces the protein MSNRLLDIFLGLCYYAVGCFWASIVVPVVTVYTLLGGKQRVNKFFTKGDHSKLPEVASCVKVNHDFIQTESGNKFHYVHLGEKDKPLMIILHGFPDCWYTWRHMMKQYSDRYYVVLFEMRGYGDSCKPEGINKYHMDYLVNDVAEIIEALGYPRATLVAHDWGGAIAWEVPKYFPHLVDKVVIMNAPVFSALVKCLSQNPIQFLKSWYIFLFQIPWIPELLIKSNDYGVLKDTQKNLTSEEVNVFKHCVGRNITYPINYYRGRNPIYQGLGLPQKCKQVTSYYCFFLENHIQFSVV, from the exons ATGAGCAACAGGCTCTTAGACATTTTTCTTGGTCTGTGCTATTATGCGGTTGGTTGTTTCTGGGCTAGCATTGTGGTCCCAGTGGTCACCGTTTACACCCTATTAGGGGGAAAACAACGAGTTAACAAGTTTTTTACGAAGGGAGATCATTCTAAATTACCCGaag TCGCCAGCTGTGTCAAGGTTAATCATGATTTCATTCAAACTGAATCTGGAAACAAATTTCATTATGTTCACCTTGGAGAAAAAGATAAACCGCTGATGATCATTCTTCATGGATTCCCGGACTGTTG GTATACATGGAGGCACATGATGAAGCAGTATAGTGATCGGTATTATGTTGTTCTATTTGAGATGAGAGGATATGGTGATTCTTGCAAACCGGAAG gaaTTAATAAGTATCACATGGATTATTTGGTAAACGACGTTGCTGAAATAATTGAAGCACTTGGCTACCCTCGTGCTACATTAGTTGCGCATGACTGGGGTGGTGCCATTGCTTGGGAAGTACCAAAATACTTTCCTCATCTTGTTGATAAAGTGGTCATCATGAATGCTCCAGTTTTCAGTGCATTAGT AAAATGCTTGTCTCAGAATCCCATCCAGTTCTTAAAGAGCTGGTACATATTCTTGTTCCAAATCCCTTGGATTCCAGAGCTCTTGATAAAGTCTAATGATTATGGTGTCTTGAAAGATACACAGAAGAACCTGACTTCTGAAGAGGTGAATGTTTTTAAGCATTGTGTTGGAAGGAACATCACGTATCCGATCAACTACTACAGAGGAA GAAATCCTATTTACCAAGGCCTAGGACTTCCACAGAAATGTAAGCAAGTAACTTcctattattgtttttttttagaaaatcaCATACAATTTTCTGTTGTATAG
- the LOC100180724 gene encoding epoxide hydrolase 4-like isoform X2, with amino-acid sequence MSNRLLDIFLGLCYYAVGCFWASIVVPVVTVYTLLGGKQRVNKFFTKGDHSKLPEVASCVKVNHDFIQTESGNKFHYVHLGEKDKPLMIILHGFPDCWYTWRHMMKQYSDRYYVVLFEMRGYGDSCKPEGINKYHMDYLVNDVAEIIEALGYPRATLVAHDWGGAIAWEVPKYFPHLVDKVVIMNAPVFSALVKCLSQNPIQFLKSWYIFLFQIPWIPELLIKSNDYGVLKDTQKNLTSEEVNVFKHCVGRNITYPINYYRGRNPIYQGLGLPQKCKQVTQPLLLIWGDKDTALDKILVPYCKCNMA; translated from the exons ATGAGCAACAGGCTCTTAGACATTTTTCTTGGTCTGTGCTATTATGCGGTTGGTTGTTTCTGGGCTAGCATTGTGGTCCCAGTGGTCACCGTTTACACCCTATTAGGGGGAAAACAACGAGTTAACAAGTTTTTTACGAAGGGAGATCATTCTAAATTACCCGaag TCGCCAGCTGTGTCAAGGTTAATCATGATTTCATTCAAACTGAATCTGGAAACAAATTTCATTATGTTCACCTTGGAGAAAAAGATAAACCGCTGATGATCATTCTTCATGGATTCCCGGACTGTTG GTATACATGGAGGCACATGATGAAGCAGTATAGTGATCGGTATTATGTTGTTCTATTTGAGATGAGAGGATATGGTGATTCTTGCAAACCGGAAG gaaTTAATAAGTATCACATGGATTATTTGGTAAACGACGTTGCTGAAATAATTGAAGCACTTGGCTACCCTCGTGCTACATTAGTTGCGCATGACTGGGGTGGTGCCATTGCTTGGGAAGTACCAAAATACTTTCCTCATCTTGTTGATAAAGTGGTCATCATGAATGCTCCAGTTTTCAGTGCATTAGT AAAATGCTTGTCTCAGAATCCCATCCAGTTCTTAAAGAGCTGGTACATATTCTTGTTCCAAATCCCTTGGATTCCAGAGCTCTTGATAAAGTCTAATGATTATGGTGTCTTGAAAGATACACAGAAGAACCTGACTTCTGAAGAGGTGAATGTTTTTAAGCATTGTGTTGGAAGGAACATCACGTATCCGATCAACTACTACAGAGGAA gaAATCCTATTTACCAAGGCTTAGGACTTCCACAGAAGTGTAAGCAAGTAACACAACCTCTTCTCCTAATATGGGGTGATAAGGATACAGCCTTGGATAAAATACTGGTCCCATATTGTAAG TGTAACATGGCTTGA
- the LOC100180724 gene encoding epoxide hydrolase 4-like isoform X1: MSNRLLDIFLGLCYYAVGCFWASIVVPVVTVYTLLGGKQRVNKFFTKGDHSKLPEVASCVKVNHDFIQTESGNKFHYVHLGEKDKPLMIILHGFPDCWYTWRHMMKQYSDRYYVVLFEMRGYGDSCKPEGINKYHMDYLVNDVAEIIEALGYPRATLVAHDWGGAIAWEVPKYFPHLVDKVVIMNAPVFSALVKCLSQNPIQFLKSWYIFLFQIPWIPELLIKSNDYGVLKDTQKNLTSEEVNVFKHCVGRNITYPINYYRGRNPIYQGLGLPQKCKQVTQPLLLIWGDKDTALDKILVPYCKEHATNMKVCMVEGATHWVMQDEPDIVYNEMDKFLNI; this comes from the exons ATGAGCAACAGGCTCTTAGACATTTTTCTTGGTCTGTGCTATTATGCGGTTGGTTGTTTCTGGGCTAGCATTGTGGTCCCAGTGGTCACCGTTTACACCCTATTAGGGGGAAAACAACGAGTTAACAAGTTTTTTACGAAGGGAGATCATTCTAAATTACCCGaag TCGCCAGCTGTGTCAAGGTTAATCATGATTTCATTCAAACTGAATCTGGAAACAAATTTCATTATGTTCACCTTGGAGAAAAAGATAAACCGCTGATGATCATTCTTCATGGATTCCCGGACTGTTG GTATACATGGAGGCACATGATGAAGCAGTATAGTGATCGGTATTATGTTGTTCTATTTGAGATGAGAGGATATGGTGATTCTTGCAAACCGGAAG gaaTTAATAAGTATCACATGGATTATTTGGTAAACGACGTTGCTGAAATAATTGAAGCACTTGGCTACCCTCGTGCTACATTAGTTGCGCATGACTGGGGTGGTGCCATTGCTTGGGAAGTACCAAAATACTTTCCTCATCTTGTTGATAAAGTGGTCATCATGAATGCTCCAGTTTTCAGTGCATTAGT AAAATGCTTGTCTCAGAATCCCATCCAGTTCTTAAAGAGCTGGTACATATTCTTGTTCCAAATCCCTTGGATTCCAGAGCTCTTGATAAAGTCTAATGATTATGGTGTCTTGAAAGATACACAGAAGAACCTGACTTCTGAAGAGGTGAATGTTTTTAAGCATTGTGTTGGAAGGAACATCACGTATCCGATCAACTACTACAGAGGAA gaAATCCTATTTACCAAGGCTTAGGACTTCCACAGAAGTGTAAGCAAGTAACACAACCTCTTCTCCTAATATGGGGTGATAAGGATACAGCCTTGGATAAAATACTGGTCCCATATTGTAAG GAGCATGCAACCAACATGAAAGTTTGCATGGTAGAAGGAGCAACACATTGGGTAATGCAGGATGAACCAGATATAGTTTATAATGAGATGGACAAGTTTCTGAATATTTAA
- the LOC100183080 gene encoding uncharacterized protein LOC100183080, protein MNNMVHYGDKVRNGRQGGRIMIFLFLSMCIALLIALSYKQASVNMKERADDMEEKYRQTLKTFQTCSSNKNIIFEELNSKKVENIEIMNKKSKLTSDLNDCSALTKSLQTNKLEMGIQRDDAHKQLVEKESKITELQQAVAEKESELEELRNTNAELKQQLHEMVLKVDTFEKNGKTLQLSENVEPLEKGNPALKEDALSLGLQGIKNVEPLESTGLSPESSESNLNAENVKKESSNVTNTSNIFKSDHSTEKPKVANPDSGKTKTGKSADTALDLEATQNKLPEKNDHPEPLGQPKTAKESVEKDKKDTEVSEIKEILPEKGIKASVQVKTKVAEKATTEQNKPKDGIEEKKVVSLKEQAANENLSKPLVGEKKSGNPKLKVVPSEEDESDVYDADVHSEKDTGKDDVMVAQKI, encoded by the exons ATGAATAACATGGTGCATTACGGAGATAAag ttCGCAATGGAAGGCAAGGTGGTCGGATAATGATTTTCCTGTTCCTTTCAATGTGCATTGCATTGCTAATTGCACTTAGCTACAAACAAGCTTCAGTTAACATGAAG GAAAGAGCTGATGATATGGAAGAGAAATATAGGCAAACACTAAAGACTTTTCAGACATGTAGttccaacaaaaatattatttttgaggaacttaacagtaaaaaagtagaaaacaTCGAAATTATGAACAAGAAATCTAAACTGACTTCTGATTTGAATGATTGCTCGGCTTTAACG AAATCTttgcaaacaaataaactGGAGATGGGAATACAAAGAGATGATGCACACAAACAATT AGTCGAAAAGGAATCCAAAATAACTGAGTTGCAGCAAGCAGTAGCTGAAAAGGAAAGCGAATTGGAAGAATTACGAAATACAAATGCGGAACTAAAGCAACAACTTCATGAAATGGTGTTAAAAGTGGATacctttgaaaaaaat gGTAAAACTTTGCAACTAAGTGAAAATGTTGAACCATTGGAGAAAGGAAACCCGGCTTTAAAAGAAGATGCATTATCTTTAGGACTGCAAGGTATTAAGAATGTTGAGCCTCTAGAAAGCACTGGTCTATCTCCAGAATCAAGTGAATCAAACTTAAATGctgaaaatgtgaaaaaagAATCTTCCAATGTAACTAATACatcaaacatatttaaatctgATCATAGCACTGAGAAGCCCAAAGTGGCAAATCCAGATTCTGGTAAAACCAAAACCGGTAAATCTGCTGATACAGCCCTTGATCTTGAAgcaacacaaaacaaattgcCTGAAAAGAATGACCATCCTGAACCATTAGGCCAACCAAAAACAGCAAAAGAATCTGttgaaaaagataaaaaggACACAGAAGTGTCAGAGATAAAAGAAATTCTAccagagaagggaatcaaagCTAGTGTTcaggtaaaaacaaaagtggCCGAAAAAGCAACCACTGAGCAAAATAAGCCAAAAGATGGAATCGAAGAAAAGAAAGTAGTATCTTTGAAAGAACAAGCGGCAAATGAAAATCTATCCAAGCCCCTGGTAGGTGAAAAGAAATCAGGAAATCCAAAGTTAAAAGTAGTTCCTTCTGAAGAGGATGAAAGTGATGTTTATGATGCAGATGTCCACTCTGAAAAAGACACTGGCAAAGATGATGTAATGGTAGCACAAAAGATCTAA
- the LOC100179176 gene encoding tctex1 domain-containing protein 1-like has product MSKARKVKLEKSKGKLLVPSDNSPMDDVAIEELRSQQAASEASFSIHPKKVQYENTYRMDPEDRFKPYEIEGTAMNILKSHLGESAYDPEMCRNESLAIAAKISEALKAKNYKRYKHVVVVSIGSLKERPGVYLGSRCLWNDKTDSFATVRYQNTSLYAIAMVYGLYYE; this is encoded by the exons ATGAGCAAAGCTAGAAAGGTGAAGCTTGAAAAATCGAAGGGCAAACTGCTTGTGCCCTCCGATAATTCGCCAATGGACGATG TAGCCATTGAGGAATTAAGATCTCAACAAGCAGCCAGCGAAGCGTCATTTTCGATTCATCCGAAAAAGGTGCAGTACGAAAATACGTACAGGATGGATCCAGAG GATAGATTTAAGCCGTACGAGATTGAAGGAACTGCTATGAACATATTAAAAAGTCATCTTGGTGAAAGTGCTTATGACCCAGAAATGTGCCGCAATGAATCTCTTGCCATCGCGGCCAAAATATCCGAAGCTCTCAAAGCGAAAAACTACAAGCGATACAAGCACGTTGTGGTGGTCAGTATTGGTAGCCTGAAAGAACGTCCTGGTGTGTATCTTGGCAGTCGCTGTTTATGGAACGACAAGACAGACTCGTTTGCAACAGTACGATACCAAAACACGTCGTTGTATGCCATTGCCATGGTATATGGTCTCTACTATGAATAG
- the LOC100178357 gene encoding intraflagellar transport protein 20 homolog: MISEDILEKAGLHFDEVNKLRVLKPDTNQQTSELKEECHEFVSKIDQFQKLVGSFIEMTDTIAKDVENEKMKAIGSRNMLKSIAKQRESQQQQLKALIAEKKTQLERLNVQHQSLRKQEAEQVEFIDQFSTS; this comes from the coding sequence ATGATTTCCGAAGATATTTTGGAGAAGGCAGGGCTTCATTTTGACGAAGTTAACAAGCTCAGAGTTTTAAAACCAGACACTAATCAGCAGACATCTGAACTGAAAGAGGAATGCCACGAATTCGTCTCGAAAATCGACCAGTTTCAAAAACTTGTTGGTAGCTTCATAGAAATGACCGACACAATCGCAAAAGATGTTGAAAATGAGAAAATGAAAGCCATCGGTTCTCGTAACATGCTCAAGTCAATTGCCAAGCAGAGGGAATCCCAGCAACAACAGTTGAAAGCACTCATAGCGGAGAAGAAAACACAACTTGAGCGATTGAATGTGCAACACCAGTCTCTGAGGAAACAAGAGGCCGAACAAGTTGAATTCATTGACCAATTCTCAACTTCTTAA
- the LOC100176757 gene encoding MFS-type transporter SLC18B1-like gives MPENIDNQADTSADVSHCSSEFDHQNPPLDSVDIRFSGLKTFDIPNNTTSNSLSDHGQQSESNTDQQYNIRGVLPLYRRSNSVSMAPPSHADIRKRTSKSFSVNADSPTSYGSFEHNQFVSNLVQPCDVDDIFDDDPCTNLIERDKDPDDVVEKLYWGYTKRQLKVFVSLVLLSLNDIMGYSAIAPFFPVVAAQKGLTSVQVGLIFSSYSITGIFFSFVTGIVLVRVGAKFCVIAGMFWNAGAILCFGLLGNVDATSFLILSIISRGLMGLGSSAAFTAMFAIVFQEFSERSITVLSLSEALVGVGGMLGPVVGGVLYTVS, from the exons ATGCCTGAAAATATTGATAATCAAGCAGATACTTCTGCCGATGTTTCACATTGCTCATCCGAGTTTGACCATCAAAACCCTCCATTGGATTCTGTTGATATACGATTTTCTGGTTTAAAAACCTTTGATATTCCTAACAACACAACATCAAATTCCTTATCTGATCATGGACAACAGTCTGAATCAAATACTGATCAACAATATAACATACGGGGCGTCTTGCCTTTATATCGACGGTCAAATTCTGTTTCAATGGCTCCGCCAAGTCATGCAGATATAAGGAAAAGGACTTCAAAGAGTTTTTCAGTGAATGCAGATAGCCCAACGTCGTATGGGTCGTTTGAACACAATCAGTTTGTATCAAATCTGGTGCAACCTTGCGACGTAGACGATATATTTGATGATGATCCTTGCACTAATTTAATAGAGAGAGACAAG gATCCAGATGATGTGGTGGAGAAATTATATTGGGGATACACAAAACGTCAGttgaaagtttttgtttcacTAGTGTTACTGTCATTAAATGACATCATGGGCTACTCTGCAATTGCTCCATTTTTTCCTGTGGTG gccGCACAAAAAGGTCTTACCTCAGTTCAAGTTGGGTTAATATTCTCATCATATTCGATCACTGGAATCTTCTTTTCTTTTGTTACTGGAATTGTA TTAGTTCGTGTTGGTGCCAAGTTTTGTGTTATTGCTGGAATGTTCTGGAATGCTGGAGCAATCCTTTGCTTTGg GCTGTTGGGAAATGTCGATGCCACTTCATTCCTCATACTTTCCATAATAAGCAGAGGCTTAATGGGTCTTGGTAGCAGCGCGGCCTTCACCGCCATGTTTGCCATTGTATTCCAGGAGTTTTCCGAGCGATCAATAACCGTGTTGAGTTTATCTGAAGCTTTAGTTGGCGTTGGTGGTATGTTAGGACCAGTGGTTGGAGGAGTTCTTTATACagtaagttaa
- the LOC100176042 gene encoding MFS-type transporter SLC18B1-like has translation MLLIGPASLLRHLFGWSSQREWLVYVSVVINGVFFGAALMPTFNEMLMACKELRIQESELAQYGLVSGLWNMAFSIGDIIGPTVGGLLVQTLTFSDAAAVLALCSLTLAFLKLTQRFYRYKTRHKREEIDNGSESEDETKPLLSSNPVIH, from the exons ATGCTTCTTATTGGTCCAGCATCACTTCTTCGCCATTTATTTGGATGGAGCTCTCAACGTGAATGGTTGGTCTATGTAAGTGTGGTCATCAATGGGGTATTTTTCGGAGCTGCATTGATGCCAACGTTCAATGAGATGCTAATGGCGTGCAA AGAGCTGCGTATACAAGAAAGTGAATTGGCGCAGTATGGGTTGGTATCTGGATTGTGGAACATGGCATTTTCTATTGGTGACATTATTGGTCCAACAGTAGGTGGTCTACTTGTACAAACATTGACATTTAGTGATGCTGCAGCAGTTTTAGCACTCTGTTCACTAACTTtg GCTTTTCTAAAGCTCACACAGCGTTTTTATCGATACAAAACCCGCCATAAACGTGAAGAGATTGACAATGGATCTGAAAGCGAAGATGAAACCAAACCATTATTATCATCCAATCCTGTAATACATTAA
- the LOC100186973 gene encoding ficolin-1-A-like — protein MKWIYLALLLILVVPMLESVQVNRGSFQKNEFSKSPKRYVNVLYQICLTSTPVHVKATARPTNPSLPHTFNVTVIDIQRYSVLVQLERTDQKSGWDEIPITVDWVSMDELDEEGVTKTNKPNCKAILDSGLKTSGKYQIILKDSTVVEVYCDMNTAGGGWTVIQRRKDGSVNFERNWANYSAGFGTRDGEHWLGLVTLNKLTTIENYDLRVDVTDCNHVTKYAQYSRFRVHSSSINYRLEVNGHSGDVGDSLAYHNGQIFQTCDRNGGICVKTDLIFF, from the exons ATGAAATGGATTTATTTAGCCCTGCTTTTAATATTAGTTGTACCGATGTTAG AATCTGTTCAAGTGAACCGGGGAAGCTTTCAGAAAAATGAGTTTTCGAAATCTCCAAAGAGATATGTGAATGTTTTGTATCAAATCTGTCTGACTTCCACACCAGTTCATGTTAAAGCCACTGCCCGACCAACGAATCCTTCACTACCACACACCTTCAATGTTACAGTAATAGATATACAGCGGTACAGTGTACTGGTCCAGCTTGAACGTACAGATCAGAAGTCCGGTTGGGACGAAATTCCAATCACCGTGGATTGGGTTTCCATGGATG aactgGACGAAGAAGGTGTTACAAAAACCAACAAGCCGAACTGCAAGGCTATTTTGGATTCTGGTTTAAAAACAAGCGgaaaatatcaaattatatTGAAAGACTCAACTGTCGTTGAGGTTTACTGTGATATGAACACTGCTGGGGGAGGATGGACA GTTATTCAGCGCAGAAAAGACGGATCGGTGAATTTCGAAAGGAATTGGGCAAATTACTCCGCTGGGTTCGGAACTAGAGACGGAGAGCATTGGCTTG GCTTAGTGACGCTGAATAAACTGACCACCATCGAAAACTACGATCTGAGAGTTGATGTTACTGACTGCAACCACGTTACAAAATACGCTCAATATTC GAGGTTTCGTGTTCATTCTTCGTCTATTAATTATAGACTAGAAGTAAATGGACACAGTGGCGATGTTGGAGACTCTCTGGCGTACCATAACGgccaaatatttcaaacttgTGACCGCAATGGTGGAATATGCGTCAAAACGgatttaatattcttttaa